In Lycium ferocissimum isolate CSIRO_LF1 chromosome 3, AGI_CSIRO_Lferr_CH_V1, whole genome shotgun sequence, the genomic window ttgatattttaggattcgacgCCTTGGCGGTCCACAAGAGCGACCCATTCGGGAAGCATTAAACTCGCCATGAGGCAGCAGGTCTTCTCATGAGAGACTACCGAGGCGCATGtaagttttttacttaaaactacttttattcaatataaggtaaatatttatttaatttttataacctttacttggactTCGAACAAGGCATCTCGTCcgagactacctcatattcaccaccacACCCATCCGAGAAGCCTACGGACCCATCTCAGAGCCTACTCAGCGCCCGTTGACACACGgagtttgattaaataaataacgttaatgtattcaatataaataagaaatggtactaattattatatacttttcggttcatccttcggcgcaCGAGGTGGCGACTCCGGACGAGGAAGAGGTTGAGTCTCCGGACCTAGCTCGGCTGAGGCTCGAGCGTGCCGGCGGGGAggatcccaagaagaagcacgttctagtcAAGGGCGCACGGTAGGGGAAGagagatgatcatgacttggagcgtccggttattaagaggaagaaggacgatggagacgatggcgagggcggtggggatggcatgagccttaggcctagggatGGTCTCAggcatactacatgtgggacccatccacgatagtgtatatacattagtgttatacaatttatcgtaaatattatatattttttgcatatttatatatattatcttagtttttattattgtttatggtttcacatcctaaattgataaaaaaaaaaaaaaaaaaagctaaccGGAATAAGATCTAAAATTCGCCTCAGATGCAGGAGAGCTATTGGATGACCCATCTACTTGCAAGGAGACTTGTGGCACTTCTCCACCCTCTGCTAGCAGCTTTCTTCTCTTATGATTTTTTCTTAAGTAGAGGTTCTTTACCGGTGACCCAGTTGATTCGGCGCGAGAAAAACCGAAATATTCCTACTCGAACAAGAAGTCCTAAAAAAGGATATGTCAGTGACCTAGCACGACAAAGCACTCTTTTCAATTCATTTTGCAATTTCTTCGGTCTGGGGGTCCGCTCCTACTGCGCAGGAGTCTCAGCCGGTCGGTGCCGGGTCGGCCCCTAGGGCACTATTCGCCTTacgttcgaaataaagttaagcattaatttaaaaataagacgaaaccctaaaagataaataacgtaaagctaatgactacaagtcttcaaacaaaaaaggacttcgagcacttttcaaccactaaaacgacaatccaaagtattgcgtattctttatgtattgagcctatcttattaattgtacaaatataagtagggttctatataaaatattgaagtttcggagtatcaaagcatgattaatatacggctaaactacgtaaaaaggaatgaaatggaAAATGGCGGActactatagcgcagtaaaataatgcgctatAGCTAAAACCCAACTatctatagcgcagtaaaatactgcgttatagggGAGAGAAGACAactcctttagcgcagtattttactgcgctaaagtaCTTAACGGTACCGTTACGAtcaagtgctttagcgcagtaaaatactgcgctaaaggtacattggtaacatttttttttgttggggtattttggttcaaaaatttttttttaaggcattTTTGTTCTGGACccgtgtttggccatagttttcgcaaatagtttttttttttgtttttttggttgaaatgtacttgtttgggttgtgaaaaaagtgaaaaaataaaatacaaaaaagtgaaaaaattttttttttcaaattccaaatacaacttcaagttgtatttggaattttcatggccaaaacactaatttttgaaataagTGAAAAGAATTtctgaaaaaaagtgaataattcttatggccaaacgggtcctaagaAAGTCCATCCAGCCTGGGAGCAAGTTTGTTTGCCCAAAAACAGCCGGTGGTTTGAACATTCTTCATATCCAAACTTGGAACAAAGCAGCTATATGTAAAATGCTTGGGAATTTGTGCAGCAAAGAAGAGAAGTTGTGGGTAAAATGGGTACCCTCATAGTACTATATAGAAAGGCAAATAGTGTGGAGTTGTATGCCTAATCAAGCCTTATGATGCTCCAGAAAATCTTCAAGGCAACAAAGACTATGCATGGAGCTGGCCTTGATGAAACACATATGCTGAATTTAGGCAAATTCTTCATAAAGAATATGCACTTAGCTTTAAGAGGAGGTTTCCAAGAGGTATCATAGAAGAGGGTTATTTGCAACAATCTAGGTGCTCCCAAATGGACTTTTATTCCGTATTTGGTTATTGATATAAAACTTTAAACCAGAGATAGACTGTTGCAATAGGGAACTATTGATTGCAACCAATGTCCTCTTTGTGGTTCTGCTAAAGAATCAGTTGATCACCTCTTCTTTCAATGTTTCTACTCTGCAGCCATATGGAGGAATCTTCTCCACTGGCAGAATATTCATAGAGCTCCAATGAAAGGGGAGGATGAAGTAGCGATGCTTAGATGTGCTAACAGGAAGAATGCTCATGGTAAGATGTTCAGAACAGTAGCTAttgcttattttatttcatttggaaggaaagaaattcAATAGCGgggcgcgggggggggggggggggtggcgcTGCACAAAACCTCAGACAATATCACAAGGTTGATTATCCAGAAAGTTGTGGCTAGAGGAAGTTTGAGGCCCAAACTTGCTAGAAGAATATGTGCTTTAAATTTCTACCTTAGTGTATGCTCTAGATTAATGTTCAGTTTGCCTTGTGTTCCTATTGTGTTCATTGCATTAGCTTTGTTTTTTTAATCCTGGGACTATGTCCAGGAGCTAGTTTAGTCTTGTGTTGTATGCATCTCCTTTTggtaaataaaattttgtttagttagaaaagaaaaaaaaaagaaaaaagaagaagatagcCAAGTCGCTTAAAGTCAATTACTTGTAACTTTTATAGCAATTAGCCAAGTCCCTTAAAGTCAATTACTTGCAAGACCTGGTAAATGATCCATTACAACAAGTAAACTAtactaataataaaaaaaatcttgtaCGCCGCGGGTCTATGTAAGCTAAACTCATCGCAAATTAACACTTGTTATGAAAAGGATCCAATGTTTCATCACcgttttatataattttcattTACTTGTTAATACTTTATTTTGCTGTCTTATCTTATGTATAAATCATTATTCGATTTTAGTATAAGTGGGTGGCAAACGCTAATCATATGGTCTTTAGCAAATTCTTTTTTGGTCTAATCATCCGACATTCAAgatttttggtttgacttgtgGTGCATAGAGCCAATAAAAATAATGTACTCCCTAttagatttttttgtttttggattCGAACATGAAAAGCCTCTTTTCTGGTCTATTATCTCAGAAGATACCCAATGCATATATAGTAGCTACTTTTTCTCATGGAGATAAATATTGGACAAAGCTAGTCTTTTTCATTACAacgtaattttttaaaaaaaataaataactaaataaaaacactatcaaataagacaaataaGAGTTTCAATTCCgtaacataaaattaatttttaataggTTGATAGCAACTTCTTCACAACATTTTTCTAGTAGATCATCTTCCGATATATGGCTAGGTATAAAGTGACATAGTGAATTGTACGAGGAGTAAAATATTGTATGACAATAATGTTTTTGATGACatcttttttgtatatttaaaataaaaaacaatatCTAAGCGTCGATTTTCAGTTTCCAAATACGTTCTCTGCACGAAATGACACGACAATCTTATTACTTGTGATAATTGACCATTTATTATTTCCAGGCCTGTATCAGGGAGCTTAAAATCTATGatgaaatttctttcttttcaattgctATTTTAGAATCCTAAACTTTGCATTGTCACATACCGtcacataatatataatatgaGAGAAACGTAAGGCATAAGTTTCTCTCTGGACCGGCATACTTAcaatgtaaaaatataatatgcTTAGTCATTCTTTAGAGAAGCAAGCTTAATGCCTTCTTATCTAAAAACATTATACATTTCAGGCGTTATTCACTAGACCATACAAACATCACATTATTGGTCCACGTGTCAAACATAAAAATGGCCAATTCTCTCTTCCTTCTCCTATAAAAAGCCCAGCCTTTCTTCTTTCATCAAAACAACAATTACTCTCAATTTCTCAACTTCTCTTATTACTACTAAgtctttcaaattcaaataaaaatgtCTTGCAACGGAGGAAACTGTGGTTGTGGTTCTAGCTGCAGTTGCGGCAATGGTGGAGGGTAAgccataaataatatttatattagtATTTAGAGTTCATGGTCAAAAACATAACTATCgttttttcgcgagtttcactTTCATTTTTCTACTTGAATTATCACCATCTATCCATTTTCTTACCTGAATTATCATATCGATCcattttcctacctgaactatcatcatctatgtattaaaacgcACCTATTTTagtagatggtgatagttcagtaGGAAATAGGAATAGCTGATAGTTGGTCACATCAACTTCGAGGCGTGTTTTAATACATCaatggtgatagttcagataGAAAAAAACAgtagttcaggtgtgttttgaccattaactctaGTATTTATAAATACTAAAGCGTTCTGTATTTGCAAATATTAGTTTGGCAATCAGTTTTAGTTGTAAATATACTAAAGTTCGGTATCTTACAATACAGGTGAAATATTGGATAACTTATTTGAAGCGTAtttcaaatgaaataataaCTTTTTGTCACAAatatttacttcttttttaaaaaaaaaaaaaaatcatttccaaacacaactttaaactttcatattttttgtttaacttcCATGtcaaacatgtttttttttttttttttttttttccaatttcaaccAATTTAATTACTGGATGCAGTGCATAATATCACTACACCCAATAGTTATTTGAGAGTACATATAAATTTAGGGAATATCAAATATATCTTCTATATTTACTCTGTATTTAATACTCcctcgtttcaatttatgtgaaggtgcgGCATGTACCCCGATTTGGAGAAGTCCACTACCCTTACCATCATTGAGGGAGTTGCACCTATGAAGAAGTAAGTGAAATTGTGCAAAAATATTTAGTGTTACTTTCTAGGTTACTAATTCCACATTTTATGAACAATTATCTATAGTAATCTTTCAAGTGATTTGGTAGTGTAAGAATTCTTTTACGCTGTCTGTCATTTAAGTTAAACTCATACTAGTTACTTGTGAatctttatgataagtattactctctccgtctcaatttatgttatGGTGTTTGACTGAGCACAAagttcaaaaaagaaagaaaaacttttaaaacttattgTCTAAAATACGTCTTTTACTTTGTGGCTATAAATAATTTCGTTAAGGATAAAATTGATATttcaaagttaaattgttactactAAGTATAGAAAGGTTTCATTCGTTTTTAAACAGTTTGAAAAGGAAGAATGTCACAGAAATAGGGACAAACAGAATACTGTCCAACACCATTTactaagatgacaaaaatggcaaaaaatTGAACTTGCAGCCACATGTTAAACTACACTGATATAATATACAAGATCTTTACACTATCAGTATATGAACTTAAtccttcttttattttggaTTAGTCAAATAAGTAGTTTTCCAAGAGATCTATTGGTGATTAATGATTCTATATGACTAAATTGCAGCAAAGCAATGGTTGAGGGATCAGTTGAGAAAGCAACAGAAGGAGGGCATGGCTGCAAGTGTGGATCAAACTGCCAGTGTGACCCTTGCAACTGTTGAATTCTACTATAGTGCTTCCACTATGaacatatgaagaaaaaaaaattgtgtttctGTATTCAAAGTGTGTTATGTAATATTGTGTAATGAAAGCTTTTGTATGATAATTTGAATAAGGCCATGTATTAGTGTTAGATGTTACTCTCATGGCTTTTCTGTTTGGTTGTTTAATTTAATGTTTGTCTGAAGGAAGCTGCTTATCTGAGCTGTAACACAAACCTTATTAATGTGCAATATATAAGTTGTCTCCTTCATTCATTGTGTCTTAAATCCCTCTGTTATTTCTTTCATGACATAATAATTTGTCATTTGTTCCTTTTTAGAAGTATTCATTTTGATGCAGGCTAATCCAATGTTTAGAGTCAGTGGGTTCATAATGAGCACAGAGGCTGGGGGCTAGATTTGGTTTTATTGTCTATTACGAA contains:
- the LOC132050408 gene encoding metallothionein-like protein type 2 isoform X1, coding for MSCNGGNCGCGSSCSCGNGGGCGMYPDLEKSTTLTIIEGVAPMKNCSKAMVEGSVEKATEGGHGCKCGSNCQCDPCNC
- the LOC132050408 gene encoding metallothionein-like protein type 2 isoform X2 is translated as MSCNGGNCGCGSGCSCGNGGGCGMYPDLEKSTTLTIIEGVAPMKNCSKAMVEGSVEKATEGGHGCKCGSNCQCDPCNC
- the LOC132050408 gene encoding metallothionein-like protein type 2 isoform X4 — translated: MSCNGGNCGCGSGCSCGNGGGCGMYPDLEKSTTLTIIEGVAPMKNKAMVEGSVEKATEGGHGCKCGSNCQCDPCNC
- the LOC132050408 gene encoding metallothionein-like protein type 2 isoform X3 — protein: MSCNGGNCGCGSSCSCGNGGGCGMYPDLEKSTTLTIIEGVAPMKNKAMVEGSVEKATEGGHGCKCGSNCQCDPCNC